From Theileria annulata chromosome 1, complete sequence, *** SEQUENCING IN PROGRESS ***, one genomic window encodes:
- a CDS encoding Theileria-specific sub-telomeric protein, SVSP family, giving the protein MNKYFRYTYILLIIILIGSVKSSDKLPSPDDEQGDDDEDINFDTVVRELETLIEEKDHETSGDTVVSDNLMQHGLGQITGSGYTSQPPQPQPQPQDQSEYPQDERKEEKDDEYIDDENYFDERGRYVEGFKREWSLIKPQIHVLPFTLFLKRNSDGDLIPMNKSDLRLKTESDYYIKVEFVGNCSKIFHNKQFLWSKKEGHPYPVGLVYKKVYKLYNIILYNRILSFKFNELKWKMKVFNIPNNISFYSQDEGDNYVKMTAENYDVELCASDIFKFLFLNNINCTMIMMDDEVVFKKGSDKSIIKYVTYGLVLNSFRLFFNTKVIDCINDTGIWTCHICKTNKSRR; this is encoded by the coding sequence atgaataaatacTTTAGATACACTTACATACTTTTAATAATCATCTTAATTGGATCTGTTAAGTCCTCTGATAAACTGCCATCCCCAGATGATGAACAAGGtgatgatgatgaagatatTAATTTTGACACAGTTGTAAGAGAATTAGAAACACTAATTGAAGAAAAAGATCATGAAACTTCTGGTGATACAGTAGTTTCTGATAATCTTATGCAACATGGACTTGGGCAGATTACTGGTAGTGGATACACATCACAACCACCACAACCACAGCCACAACCACAAGACCAATCAGAATATCCTCAGGATGAACgaaaagaagaaaaagaTGATGAATATATTGATGATGAAAACTATTTTGATGAACGTGGTAGATATGTCGAAGGATTTAAACGTGAATGGTCACTAATTAAGCCTCAAATTCATGTGTTACCATTCACGTTATTTTTGAAAAGAAATTCGGACGGTGATCTTATACCAATGAATAAATCAGATCTACGTTTAAAAACGGAAAGTgactattatataaaagTTGAATTTGTGGGAAACTGTTCAAAAATATTCcataataaacaatttctTTGGTCAAAAAAAGAAGGCCATCCATACCCAGTTGGCTTGGTTTATAAAAAAGTATATaagttatataatattatattgtataatagaatattatcatttaaatttaacgAACTAAAATGGAAAATGAAAGTTTTCAATATTCCAAATAATATCAGTTTTTATAGTCAGGACGAAGGTGATAATTATGTTAAAATGACTGCTGAAAATTACGATGTTGAACTTTGCGCGTCtgatatatttaaatttttattcttaaataatataaactGTACAATGATTATGATGGATGATGAAGTGGTATTTAAAAAAGGATCTGATAAAtccattattaaatatgtaaCATATGGActtgttttaaattcattcaGGCTATTTTTCAACACAAAAGTTATTGATTGTATTAATGATACAGGAATATGGACTTGTCATATTTgtaaaactaataaatcCAGAAGATAA
- a CDS encoding SfiI-subtelomeric fragment related protein family member, putative (TapCf04.q1c.C.cand.126 - score = 115.76;~Signal anchor predicted for TA19115 by SignalP 2.0 HMM (Signal peptide probability 0.238, signal anchor probability 0.656) with cleavage site probability 0.195 between residues 28 and 29) gives MCQWPKLSTISLDTIVCIIVLQYLSVLSTPLPNLDPSNSTQILESSGLSLLSTDLLGDSTILSSDQYQVTKIDDIIKIHFNDNSECTEIISSNKTLWKKSSRFNQVLVDTSSVDIQPPNDSIDYNHESTESSIPETSDTNPTSSFDSSSYSSPEYFVLNKSVALLTMYDKRIFVYKSGVEWRSFFDIVPKVVSFDVSKKDNSHICHYSKSDKIITYTTKHNYLINKVNCNSLSWEASDNTEYVFRIVLDKGSGFSRCNNITLHLLNGSILHGVKGNLDILDKKDKKSDHKLSEKNVCISLDVDIRKSTTQFQHILEHDISTYRRNENFKFTKIKQGKTVIWSSSGNKINNSKLRSSADSKDSDNYENESDVCDFSKKVMFDGINLSVYAGCDIKHFQKSGSTWKESDNRISLDINQQKSDFFFTFDCTCNVKTYKCNQNFEIDRVIESKKIGSPNVIWESSGTHKSIFGYMVVIKANLLSLYLPNDVLHFLKIENEWTHRTSELPVEGAMLINENYLHKSVTLASSTISPMNEEKKIDILRFFLYTSGNHSYTLKNDENKYTYTFSDKSYCFAIKYELDVFWKHSSVIGRNYNPYSTDPYPEKIVVQIVNRTVSLIFKDYNLDYIQVKGSWRLKDQPDIEPEYLYGPPEEKLTLITLNLDSTINTPVSYHIHDYFHTYTPKYGHGIDKIIKGENVIWEGKNNESAIKVVMINHPSTDQYLSILITNGNNLLLYKRGNDMSWKHYTHNTKRFFSKIKMFSYEESGLEHLRLDHNHFKPDLRGMLFGVRFKPGIRCISLTHKDMTMWSHTEDPEFGHAKGLYYDLLTNKFNLINSDDQIKVLELPEKPLIKLILDINTTQSTSELEYTDKNGVITYTAKDGHVFSKLAMGSTVFWESKTDVCGTKVILTDKQKFFLSILLQNDTFAFLKLSEYKTWIDLTSLRYDVSKLKFIGENDVLLKPSQRTVTIDDHSFHYLFHDEVKCRKIIYEDDEVWNHADDTQFADIKSFSLNLISNRFFLNNLGNDVKELDFIPTSSPEFVSAVTKTILDIDNTQSTSEYDYTLALGVKKFASKTGFVFKRIESSGNLIWEPKDPSVHSVRVALNDTSEKPNEHFLSVVDNNGGFLLFQKSISDNSWNDVTDSRHCLSELRFITENGVEMSMNQYTICLYYFSYSFAFDKGYDCSQIIYEDKVIWNNEDHPKFGSIKEVYLHMIPNKVFLRNHDDKYKRLHIPDLFGISTPTPKKTDSEETQQSTSSGVTPKIVIQAPVTTDKKTIVQEHATGKMMSLDIGQKESGENFEVIKKDNIATFTAKFGYGFNVVTHNGIEIWKTDDIENYSFKVIIDGVSTFRSTKNISLYLAKGDLKQFYKSDVWMEKSSKLTVDLKKIENTNEYGFSTEDIFTTIFTKYSYSINKLVHDNKVVWESQNDCDTNKAVFVQSINEEKFLAILMSSDILVLLHRPLKNKTWEDITDTRNSISDLKAFKDDDTELDSSQYKLELNEFSYGIKFNYIVKCSRIMYKDKVIYNYDGNKDFEFLRGIYLYLSSNRFYIVGRENVTKLLGGEKDLITLDVNKKQSTIEYQFVEKTNFSTFTYRDSFLFNKITYDNKLVWESDSDKDYSYKVVLDSGSGSSSLKNITVHLVSGNVFHFYKADRFYEKTKWVNKSKTLILDIDKFEGTLDYEYEHDLDDDKRTYIPMIGNIFYKILSSEMIFWDSKNNTEFVNRVVVDGTDSHTNFVILYLENKTLRYFHKIDGAWTSKIVVTLDISIDDDGNSFTYVEDYQKNIEAYTPREQRLFNRVIRSHVIFGFFSPSVVWETEDPEEYATKVITDGFTYASKNNVSIYHSNGNITHLTYYRGKWLRKSDKIIVDIGLEESTIEFDYEKGFFKTYSAKPGYSIIKVIESDKSKFSWIGDFFSSCYDHFTCCLDIYSIRCNSGCVASFSCSSDCCKSDCCYFDCDSECFISESSESCEVFWHAKNYNEYATEIKIIPYKSSEYLLVFVYESKFVLFHKGGKHRDWTDITETRYNLANLKFYKQYNDSDYTLVDSSQYKITNKNTSYIYTFKDDVECDLIKYNDKIVYIFNEEIGYPERIQYDIYRNTFYSFFPDNKWFEFYIDHEVKLITLRLDQKESTDEVDYVSLDGVGIYIPKVGYRFNSITEHRISSWHFDLIELQCLGFNLLKCECFNAEDDDDDDDDDDDDDDEGLYEWELFGDSLFSFKCFYFGFCNIEISDEMLYQKIYPKISGLNLFKFGCRRAVDQLVWETKDPFEHATKVLLDASEEDQQTLTIHMTDGTTQIFTREDKDDDWEKEDDDDDKSTDDESETDNDSDNDENSNSVKQNIEDDIVKNK, from the coding sequence ATGTGCCAATGGCCGAAATTATCTACTATATCATTAGACACAATAGTTTGTATAATAGTCCTTCAGTACTTGAGTGTTTTGTCGACTCCTTTACCTAATCTTGATCCCTCCAATTCCACTCAAATCCTTGAATCATCTGGTTTATCTCTTTTATCTACAGATTTGCTCGGTGATTCAACAATTTTGAGTTCTGATCAGTATCAAGTCACTAAAATCGATGATATTATTAAGATTCACTTCAACGATAATTCAGAATGTACTGAGATAATAAGTAGTAATAAAACTTTGTGGAAAAAATCTTCTCGATTCAATCAAGTTTTGGTTGACACCTCCTCAGTTGACATTCAACCTCCAAATGATTCAATAGATTATAATCATGAATCTACTGAATCTTCCATTCCTGAAACTTCAGATACTAATCCTACTTCCTCATTTGATTCATCCAGTTATTCCAGTCCGGAGTATTTTGTTCTAAACAAAAGTGTTGCTTTACTTACCATGTATGATAAACGTATATTCGTTTATAAGTCTGGTGTTGAGTGGAGATCTTTCTTTGATATTGTTCCTAAAGTTGTTTCCTTCGACGTTTCTAAAAAGGATAATTCACATATCTGCCATTATTCTAAGAGCGATAAAATTATCACATACACAACAAAGcacaattatttaattaataaagttaattgTAACAGTTTGTCTTGGGAGGCATCCGACAATACTGAATATGTTTTCAGAATTGTTTTGGATAAAGGATCTGGATTTTCTAgatgtaataatattacattaCATCTTCTCAACGGTTCGATACTTCATGGTGTGAAAGGTAATTTAGACATATTAGACAAAAAAGATAAAAAGTCCGACCATAAATTATCTGAGAAAAACGTCTGTATATCCCTAGATGTTGATATTAGGAAAAGTACGACCCAATTTCAGCATATCCTTGAACATGATATTTCAACCTATCGACGTAACGAAAACTTCAAGTTcacaaaaataaaacagGGTAAAACAGTTATATGGTCTAGTTCtggaaataaaattaataactCCAAACTTCGTAGTTCAGCTGATTCCAAAGATTCTGATAACTATGAGAATGAAAGTGATGTTTGTGATTTTTCCAAAAAGGTAATGTTTGATGGTATTAACCTTAGTGTTTATGCCGGCTGCGATATTAAACATTTCCAAAAGAGCGGATCAACCTGGAAAGAATCTGATAACAGAATATCTTTAGACATTAATCAACAGAAGTCAGACTTCTTTTTTACATTTGATTGTACATGTAATGTTAAGACTTACAAATGCAATCAAAACTTTGAGATAGATAGAGTGATAGAATCGAAAAAAATCGGTTCTCCTAATGTTATTTGGGAATCCTCTGGAACCCATAAATCTATTTTTGGTTATATGGTAGTTATTAAGGCTAACCTACTGTCACTTTATTTGCCTAACGATGTTTTgcattttttaaaaattgaaaatgaatGGACCCATAGAACATCGGAACTACCTGTAGAAGGCGCAAtgttaattaatgaaaactATCTACATAAAAGTGTAACTCTTGCTTCTTCTACCATTTCCCCTATGAACGAAGAAAAAAAAATAGATATTCTCAGATTTTTCCTTTATACCTCTGGTAACCATTCATATACTCTcaaaaatgatgaaaataaatacaCTTATACCTTTTCTGATAAATCATACTGTTTCGCCATCAAATATGAACTTGACGTTTTCTGGAAGCATTCATCAGTTATTGGAAGAAACTATAATCCTTATTCAACTGATCCATATCCAGAAAAAATAGTTGTTCAAATAGTCAATAGGACTGTTTCCTTAATTTTTAAAGATTACAATCTTGACTATATACAAGTTAAAGGTTCATGGAGACTTAAGGATCAGCCAGATATTGAACCAGAATATTTATATGGTCCTCCAgaagaaaaattaactCTAATAACCTTAAACCTTGATTCAACTATAAATACACCTGTGTCCTACCATATACATGACTATTTCCATACATACACCCCTAAATACGGTCACGGCATAGACAAAATCATTAAAGGTGAGAATGTTATTTGGGAAGGCAAAAATAATGAGTCAGCAATCAAGGTGGTAATGATCAATCATCCATCAACTGATCAGTATctatcaatattaattaccaatggaaataatttgttGCTGTATAAGCGTGGTAATGATATGTCCTGGAAACATTACACTCATAATACTAAAAgatttttttctaaaattaaaatgttttcTTACGAAGAATCAGGTCTAGAGCATTTGAGATTAGATCATAATCATTTTAAGCCTGATTTAAGAGGCATGTTATTTGGAGTGAGATTTAAACCTGGAATTAGATGTATTAGTTTAACCCATAAGGATATGACTATGTGGTCACATACTGAGGATCCTGAGTTTGGACACGCAAAGGGACTATATTATGACCTTTTAACGAACAAattcaatttaataaatagtGATGATCAGATTAAGGTATTAGAACTACCTGAAAAGCCacttatcaaattaatCCTTGATATTAACACTACTCAGTCTACTAGTGAGCTCGAATATACTGACAAGAATGGTGTCATTACATACACTGCTAAGGATGGCCATGTATTTTCTAAGCTTGCTATGGGATCTACTGTTTTTTGGGAATCCAAAACTGATGTCTGTGGAACCAAGGTTATATTAACTGataaacaaaaattttttttgtCAATTCTGCTTCAGAATGATACTTTTGCATTTCTTAAATTATCTGAATATAAGACATGGATAGATCTAACCAGTCTGAGATATGATGTTAGTAAACTTAAATTCATTGGTGAGAATGATGTTTTACTCAAACCATCGCAAAGAACTGTAACAATTGATGATCACtcatttcattatttatttcatgATGAAGTCAAGTGTCGTAAGATAATTTATGAAGATGATGAGGTTTGGAACCATGCTGATGATACCCAGTTTGCAgatataaaatcattttcacTAAACCTTATTTCAAACAGATTTTTTCTGAATAACCTTGGAAATGATGTTAAAGAATTAGATTTTATACCTACAAGTAGTCCTGAATTTGTTAGCGCTGTTACTAAAACGATTCTTGATATTGATAATACTCAGTCTACTAGTGAGTATGATTACACTCTTGCACTTGGAGTTAAAAAATTTGCCTCTAAAACTGgttttgtttttaaaaGAATTGAATCATCAGGTAACCTTATTTGGGAGCCTAAAGATCCAAGTGTACATTCAGTAAGAGTAGCTTTGAACGATACCAGTGAGAAACCTAATGAACACTTTTTGTCGGTCGTTGACAATAACGGTGGGTTTCTTCTTTTCCAAAAATCAATTAGTGATAATTCTTGGAATGATGTAACAGACAGTAGACATTGTCTCTCAGAGCTTAGGTTCATAACAGAAAACGGTGTAGAAATGTCCATGAATCAGTATACTATATGCCTTTATTACTTTTCATATTCTTTTGCTTTTGATAAGGGTTATGATTGTTCTCAAATTATCTACGAAGATAAAGTTATTTGGAACAATGAAGATCATCCTAAATTCGGTTCTATAAAAGAAGTATATTTACACATGATCCCAaataaagtatttttaaGGAACCAtgatgataaatataagaGATTACATATACCAGATTTATTTGGTATATCCACTCCAACTCCAAAAAAAACTGATTCTGAGGAAACTCAACAATCAACCAGTTCAGGTGTAACTCCTAAAATAGTTATTCAAGCACCTGTTACCACTGACAAAAAAACTATAGTACAAGAGCATGCTACAGGTAAAATGATGAGTTTAGATATTGGCCAAAAGGAAAGCGGTGAAAATTTTGAGGTGATAAAGAAAGATAATATTGCAACATTCACAGCAAAATTTGGTTACGGGTTTAATGTTGTTACACACAACGGAATTGAAATTTGGAAAACGGATGATATTGAGAACTATTCTTTTAAAGTTATAATTGACGGTGTTTCTACTTTTAGAAGTACCAAAAATATAAGTTTATATTTGGCTAAAGGAGATCTgaaacaattttataaatcaGATGTCTGGATGGAAAAATCTAGTAAACTGACTGTTGATCTCAAGAAGATAGAAAACACCAACGAATATGGATTCTCGACAGAAGACATCTTTACAACAATTTTCACAAAATATAGTTACtcaataaacaaattagtACATGATAATAAAGTTGTTTGGGAATCCCAAAATGATTGTGATACAAACAAAGCAGTATTTGTACAATCTATTAATGAAGAGAAATTTCTGGCCATACTTATGAGTAGTGATATACTTGTACTATTACACAGGCCTTTAAAGAATAAAACGTGGGAAGATATCACTGACACCAGGAATAGTATATCAGATCTTAAGGCTTTCAAGGATGATGACACTGAACTTGATTCGAGCCAATATAAATTAGAGTTAAATGAGTTTTCATATGGAATTAAGTTTAATTACATTGTCAAGTGTAGTAGGATCATGTATAAAGATAAggtaatttataattatgaTGGAAACAAAGACTTTGAATTTTTAAGGGGAATATATCTTTATCTATCTTCAAACAGGTTTTATATTGTGGGTCGTGAAAACGTAACTAAATTACTAGGCGGAGAAAAGGATTTAATAACCTTGGATGTCAATAAAAAACAAAGCACAATTGAATATCAATTTGTGGAGAAGACAAATTTTTCAACTTTTACATACAGGGATAGTTttctttttaataaaattacttatGATAATAAACTTGTTTGGGAATCTGATAGTGACAAAGATTATTCGTACAAAGTCGTTTTAGATAGTGGATCTGGATCTTCTAGTTTAAAAAACATCACTGTACATTTAGTTAGCGGTAACGTTTTCCACTTTTATAAAGCTGATAgattttatgaaaaaactaaatgggttaataaatctaaaactCTTATACTAGATATCGATAAATTTGAAGGTACATTAGACTATGAATATGAACATGACCTTGATGATGATAAAAGAACATACATTCCAATGATTGGGaacatattttacaaaatattgTCATCAGAAATGATTTTTTGGGATTCAAAAAATAACACCGAGTTCGTAAACAGAGTTGTTGTAGATGGCACTGATTCACATACCAATTTCGTTATATTATACcttgaaaataaaactcttagatattttcataaaattgATGGTGCTTGGACTTCAAAAATTGTAGTAACCCTTGATATCAGTATAGACGATGATGGTAATTCATTCACTTATGTTGAGGACTATcaaaaaaatattgaagCATATACCCCAAGAGAACAAAGATTATTCAATAGAGTTATAAGATCTCATGTTATATTCGGATTTTTTTCTCCATCTGTTGTTTGGGAAACGGAAGATCCTGAAGAATATGCCACTAAAGTTATAACGGATGGTTTTACTTATGCctcaaaaaataatgtCAGCATATATCACTCTAATGGAAATATAACACATTTAACCTATTATCGAGGTAAATGGTTGAGAAAATCTGACAAAATAATAGTTGACATTGGATTAGAAGAAAGTACCATTGAGTTTGATTATGAAAAAGGATTTTTCAAAACATATTCTGCCAAACCTGgttattcaattattaagGTAATAGAATCAGATAAAAGCAAGTTTTCGTGGATAGGTGattttttttcttcatGTTATGATCATTTCACATGTTGTCTCgatatttatagtattcGTTGTAATTCTGGTTGTGTTGCTTCATTTTCTTGCAGTTCTGATTGTTGTAAATCCGACTGTTGTTATTTCGATTGTGATTCTGAGTGTTTTATTTCAGAATCTTCCGAATCATGCGAAGTTTTTTGGCATGCcaaaaattataatgaGTATGCAACcgaaattaaaataataccTTATAAATCATCTGAATATTTATTGGTTTTTGTTTATGAATCAAAATTTGTACTATTTCACAAAGGAGGAAAGCATAGAGATTGGACTGATATCACAGAGACAAGGTATAACCTTGCAAATctcaaattttataaacaaTATAACGATTCTGACTATACTTTAGTTGATTCTAGCCAATACAAAATAACTAACAAAAATACCTCATACATATATACCTTTAAAGATGATGTTGAATgtgatttaattaaatataatgataaaattgtttatatcTTTAATGAAGAGATTGGATACCCTGAAAGGATTCAGTACGACATCTATAGaaacacattttattcattttttcCTGATAATAAATGGTTCGAATTTTACATAGACCATGAAGTTAAACTAATTACACTGCGTCTTGATCAAAAGGAGAGTACTGATGAAGTGGACTATGTAAGCTTGGATGGTGTAggtatatatataccaaAGGTAGGATATAGATTCAATTCTATCACTGAGCATAGAATTAGTTCATGGCATTTTGATTTGATAGAACTTCAATGTCTTGGCTTTAATCTTCTTAAATGTGAATGTTTTAATGCTGAAGATGACGATGACGATGATGACGATGATGACgatgatgatgatgaagGTTTATATGAATGGGAACTTTTTGGAGATTCATTGTTTAGTTTTAAATGCTTTTATTTCGGATTTTGCAATATTGAAATCTCAGATGAAATGTTATATCAAAAAATTTATCCTAAAATTTCAGGCCTTAacttatttaaatttggtTGTCGTCGTGCTGTAGACCAACTTGTTTGGGAGACAAAAGACCCTTTTGAACATGCCACTAAAGTTCTTTTGGATGCATCTGAAGAGGATCAACAAACTTTAACCATCCATATGACTGATGGTACCACGCAAATTTTCACTAGAGAGGATAAAGATGATGATTGGGAAAAGGAGGATGATGATGACGATAAATCAACCGATGACGAATCTGAAACTGACAATGACTCAGATAATGATGAGAATAGTAACAGCGTTAAACAAAACATTGAAGACGATATagtgaaaaataaatga
- a CDS encoding Theileria-specific sub-telomeric protein, SVSP family (Signal peptide predicted for TA19005 by SignalP 2.0 HMM (Signal peptide probability 0.751, signal anchor probability 0.000) with cleavage site probability 0.550 between residues 21 and 22), translated as MNIYVIFIYTFILVILKSSNCSDRYSGYSESSDTEDDDNFDVTQSGQTTQPQYPGYQTPITQLPPVTYPGIQYPGYSPPELPIQPHITHAPPQPQQITITQTPIPYEYYQGYQQQPTPQYPGYHAVPSHPQQPPYYPGPEPYQPPIPQQPQPISQPPQPEELLDLSKKPILPLRPAQQPQPEEPLDLSKKTTQPTYLPFQPVQPIQPRPQQPEEVLDLSKKPTQPVQPITQEKEQKEPLDLSKKDRKTTQPQTSKTAETGQPTHRIYQPTPIYPTPQQPYQIGQSGAFRPYQPQPQYQQPTPLQPPQQPYYGPYQPQGQFGQPQYQQPTPPQEPQQPYYGPYQPGEGDYSVLISKSSNLGPGILGPAPGPLREPSEIIKEYDQLADKLTTAAKDEEYKKQKELDFIKFYKKSKKGDLVPMTEKDYKVLIQSQFSIKFLFDTELEQIIYNEEIIYNHKRGYSYCKLLTYYKKNERFTMYFDDGFIYLRKKAGQWRPSARKPPDYVEFYSKDSEGNEQLLTSEHYFLDFTDRGSFKYTFKIGVKCTKIIVKKQLVWKKTDDVSFPNALSVTSKSNLVLQYDNYIVIYAFMKGQFKRFKSESSKPGFNEY; from the coding sequence atgaatatttatgtaatattcatatacacatttatattagttattcTTAAATCTTCAAATTGTTCTGATCGATATTCTGGATATTCAGAATCTTCTGATACAGAAGATGATGATAACTTTGACGTAACACAATCCGGACAAACTACTCAACCTCAGTATCCAGGATATCAAACACCGATTACACAATTACCACCTGTAACTTATCCTGGAATTCAATATCCAGGATATTCACCTCCTGAACTACCAATACAACCACACATCACTCATGCTCCACCTCAACCACAACAAATAACTATTACACAAACTCCTATACCTTATGAATATTATCAAGGATACCAACAACAACCTACACCTCAGTATCCAGGATATCATGCGGTACCTAGTCATCCACAACAACCACCATATTATCCTGGACCAGAACCATATCAACCACCAATACCACAACAACCACAGCCAATATCTCAACCACCTCAACCTGAAGAACTTCttgatttatcaaaaaaaCCAATACTTCCACTACGACCTGCTCAACAACCACAACCTGAAGAACCTCttgatttatcaaaaaaaACAACGCAACCAACTTATCTACCATTTCAACCAGTACAACCAATACAACCTCGACCTCAACAACCTGAAGAAGTTCttgatttatcaaaaaaaCCAACACAACCAGTACAACCGATTACACAAGAAAAAGAACAGAAAGAACCTCttgatttatcaaaaaaaGACAGAAAGACAACTCAACCTCAAACTAGTAAGACTGCTGAAACTGGACAACCTACTCATCGTATTTATCAACCTACACCAATTTATCCTACACCTCAACAACCTTATCAGATTGGACAATCAGGAGCATTTAGACCATATCAACCACAGCCACAATATCAACAACCTACTCCACTTCAGCCGCCTCAACAACCGTATTATGGTCCTTATCAACCTCAAGGACAATTTGGGCAGCCACAATATCAACAACCTACTCCACCACAAGAACCTCAACAACCGTATTATGGTCCTTATCAACCAGGTGAAGGTGATTATTCagtattaatttcaaaatcTTCAAATCTTGGACCTGGTATATTAGGTCCAGCTCCAGGACCATTAAGAGAACCTTcagaaataattaaagaatatgATCAATTAGCAGATAAATTAACTACTGCTGCAAAAGatgaagaatataaaaaacaaaaagaACTTGactttataaaattctataaaaaaagtaaaaaagGAGACTTGGTTCCAATGACTGAAAAAGATTATAAGGTTTTAATTCAAAGTCAATTTAGTATAAAGTTCTTGTTTGATACGGAGCTtgaacaaataatatataatgaagaaattatttataatcatAAGCGTGGATATTCTTATTGCAAATTACTAACTTATTACAAAAAAAATGAGAGATTTACAATGTATTTTGATGATggatttatttatttaagaAAGAAAGCAGGTCAGTGGAGACCAAGTGCACGAAAACCACCAGATTATGTTGAATTTTATTCCAAAGATTCTGAAGGAAATGAACAGTTGCTAACTAGTGAGCATTATTTTCTTGACTTTACAGATAGAGGttcttttaaatatacatttaagATAGGTGTAAAGTGTACTAAAATCATAgttaaaaaacaattagTTTGGAAAAAAACGGATGATGTATCTTTTCCAAATGCACTATCTGTTACATCCAAATCGAATCTAGTTCTTCAAtatgataattatattgtaatatatgCTTTTATGAAAGGACAATTTAAGAGATTCAAGAGTGAATCAAGTAAACCAGgttttaatgaatattaa